The window TGGGGGAAGAGTGATCATTTCAAAGTTGTTTAAACATCTGCTTCTTCTGAGATCCTCCAAAGATTATCATCCCAAGAGCCCCTCAAGTACAACTTAAATACACGACGACTTTGCTGCctactggagaaaggcttcagcctGTAGCTGTTGGCAGAGTCCGTGAGGCAGAGAATTCCTATCCTCCAGAATTTCTGAATTTATTGTATCTAAAAACAATACTTTCTGGTCATTTTCGGGAATATGTCCAGTATTTGGAAACCAGTAAAGCAAAAATCCTCCAATCAAGCGATGGTCTCTCCACATTATATTCTGTAAgtatctaactttttttttttacattattgttTAACAACTTTGTAATTTCCAGACTTTTAAGTAgatgagtgtggtagccgtgttagtccactcttaaggttattaaGGTAATAACCTTAAGAGCAGACTTTTAAGCTAAGTTTTAAAAATGACATTTGGCAAATATACTtgactaaggggttcttttataaTTGTGCAGGAAGCCCACTGAGATGAAACACATTTTACTCCTTTCAGAAGAACCAAATTATTCACTAAACTATTGTGAGATTCTAAAAAGTTTCACTGGTGATTGTAACCATGTGAATAAATAACCTTTTGAGAGAACTGTGCATGAGTTTGAGGGAAGGATGCCAGTGGGTACCGAACTGTGAGCACATTTCATGCGGGGAAAACTGTGGATCTTTTTAAAATGAGCTGTATAATGGACTAAACAAactatttttaaacatttatttttatttaaactttTACATTTATCAACCTATGAAACTATTGGGTATGTTtaataaggtgcgttagcgtttctaatacacctttaaatttaagctGTGTTAAACGCTAAGGTAACTATTCATTGCTATGGGTGAGTTAGCATTTAACatttcaccttagtaaacataggtgtatGTTTTTTATggcaattaaaaacaaaagaaagttaCTGAGATATAATTGTGGGATGTCTGTAAGAATAAGAGCATATAGGCAGCAGACAAGGGATGCTTTGAGGGACGGCTAATGAATGTGTCTGAAGCATAGAAAGctttaagacataagcatcgccacactgggacagactgaaagtccatctagcccagcaccctgtctccgacagtggcccatccaggtcacaatcacccgacaggatccacggagcaaagcattttgtactgcttgtcccaggaatagtggatttttccctacgttcctttaataacattctatggccttttccttcaggaagccgcccaaacctttcttaaactctgctaagctaaccgccttaaccacattctccggcaacgaattccagagtcgaattccgagctgagtaaagaaaaactttctcttatttgttttaaacttacttcactccagcttcatcgcatgccccctatatATAATCCTCACAAAGAAAGCACAGAACATGAGAGACTAAAGTTGTCTCCCTGCTAAAGCCCTTACTACTGATGTAAATAATTTGCAAAACACTAGCTGGAtagtgcagcgctgtacagacaCATCTAAGATAGACCGTtcttgctcaacagagcttacgatctagtcaagagaaatagaagagaaacagatataacaaataaaacattttaggAGTGTGTATTATAGGAGTCGTGGTCAGGATTGAAAAAGGAGAGTTTTAAATGTAGAATTGAAAAAGACttaagagacagagagagcatGATACAGAAACTCAGGAAGTCCTTAGTAGAGTATTAATGTTTTCTGAGCAACGGCCTCATTTTACTTATTTCTCCTGTCGGCTATGTTTCTGTTTCCTACAGCTGGTAAAGTGGAAGGAATGGCAGTCAGCAATGAAACCAGAGTGACGCAGTTCATCCTCCTCGGACTTACCAATGATCCAGACTTACAGATAATATTCTTTGTGCTTTGTTTAGTGATGTACCTGCTCAATGTAGTGGGGAATCTTCTCATCATCATAACTATCTACGTGGACTCCCAGCTGCACTctcccatgtacttcttcctcagcAACCTGTCTCTCTTAGATCTGGGCGTCTCAACACTCGCTGTCCCCAAATCCCTTTTTAACTTTATCCTGCAGAGCAAAACCATTTCTTTCAGTGACTGCATTTCTCAagtctttttctttcattttgtcgAGGGTGCAGAATGCTTTCACCTGGTCCTGATGGCTTATGACCGCTATGTTGCTATCTACAATCCTTTGCGTTATACCACCATCATGAACAGACGAGCCTGCCTCCTGCTGGTGGTTTCTACATGGGTAGGTGGTTTCATTCATGGCCTTGCACAGTCAATTCCAGTAGTACATTTGCCCTACTGTGGTCCGAATGAGATAAAAAATTTCTTTTGCGATGCTCACCCTTTATCTTTGTTGGCTTGCTCTAGTACCTTTCTGACTGAGATTACAGATATGATCAACAGTGGAATCTTAACTCTCGGTTGTTTCTTGGTGGTGTTTATATCTTATGTGTATATCATCTCCACTGTCTTAAAAATTCGTTCAGCCGAGGGTAGACAGAAAGCCTTCTCCACCTGTGCCTCCCACGTCCTAGTTGtcgttttgttttttggccccCTGGTCTTCATGTACATGAGACCCTCGGTGACATTTTCAGGTGACAAAATGGTTGCCGGTTTTTACACCGTCGTAACCCCTGTGTTAAACCCCTTCATTTACACTCTCAGAAATGAGAAGATGAAAAAAGCCATGAAGCGGCTGGTgggtaggaaaaaaaattttctgggACCCTTATAAACTGATTCCCTGACCATTTCAAGAAAGATGCCATCGTGTAAACCATCTCATCTCACTGATTGATGTCTGTTGTTTACTCTATAAAATTATGATTATTGCACCCTAAATGTTTAAGTAGAATTTCCTTTGAAAGCTGTAGTTAAGTTGAATGAATTTTGCTCTTCTTAGTAAAAAGTCGGAGCTATGGTGCAATTCTTTCAATGGTGAATGAAGAGCATAAAttgtaccctattgcagattttggtatcacccACAAAGTAGCAAGTCTTACCTTACCAGAAAGCTCTTCTGCAATATATCTGTTAGAAATGTTAAGCAGAACTAGAGGAAGGACAgatattccatttaccactaccctttgttaCCTTCCATTCaatagttcctaacccagtcagttattTTTGGTTCCATACCAAgaacattgaggggtccttttaaaaagacgtactagtgtttttagcatgtgctaaaaattatcaCACACTAAATATTAGAGATACCTGTATATGTCTATtgacatctctagcatttaccATGTACTAATTATTAACATGAACTAAAACtcctagtgtgcctttgtaaaagactccctcaatTTATAAGTAACCTGTTTAGATTCAccccaaaggctttgctaaaatttaagcacatctaatgctgttcacgctttccaaaaatacacggactagggggcatgcgatgaggctacaatgtagtaaatttaaaacgaatcggagaaaaattttcttcactcaacgtgtaattaaactctagaattcattgccagagaatgtggtaaaggtggttagcttagcggagtttaaaaaaggtttggactgcttcctaaaggaaaagtccttagaccgttattaaatggacttggggaaaatccactatttctgggataagcagtataaaatgttttgtacatttttggggatcttgccgggtatctgtgacctggattggccactgttggaaacaggatgttgggctcaatggacctttggtctttcctagtatggcaatacttatgtactgttccTCAAACCAACAGTCTGGCGACCCATTCAAAGAAAATAagcagatttgtctgacaagtgCTATGTCTAGCAAAACCATGCTGTCTCAGTTCCTAAAATACATTAATTTTCAAAAACTCTCAATATCCATTGTTTTTAACGTGGTTCCACCAATTTGCTCACCACAGAGATCAGACTGACCAGCCTATAGTTTCCAGTATCCTCTGTAGTTCTGTCTTCGTGGAGGGGGAAAACGTTTGCCCTTCTTCAGTCCTCTGGGACTGCTCAGGACGCCAAAtaaacattgaaaaggtcagtcaGTGGAGCTGCCAGCAGAACATCCCTAAATttctcagatgtatcccatcctgCCCTTCCACTGtgtccacttttagtttagctagctcctcatgaatacAGTCTTTTGAAAATCCTTCAAGGTCTATCGCATTTTCATTCCTATTTGTGATTGTCTCTTTCAGTTTTGTTCCTGGTCCTCCGTTAGTAGAGAATAGAAATATTTGCTAAGAAATTCTACTTTATCTTTATTATGTTTTCCATATTCATCCCCCTACCCTTGGGTTTTAAATGGCCACATTTACAGTTTCTCCTATTATTAACATAtctaaaagtactactactacttaacatttctaaagcgctactagggttacgcagcgctgtacagtttaacatagaaggacagtcccttctcaaggagcttgcaatctaaaggacaaatgtacagtcagtcaaataggggcaatcaaattggggcagtctagatttcctgaatagaggtataaaggttaggtgccgaaggcgacattgaagaggtgggctttgagcaaggatttgaagatgggcagggagggggcttggcgtaagggctcaggaagtttattccaagcatagggtgaggcgaggcagaaagggcggagtctggagttggcagtggtggagaagggtactgagaggagggatttgtcctgtgagcagaggtttcgggtgggaacgtaaggggagatgagggtagagaggtaatgaggggctgcagatcgagtgcatttgtaggttagaaggagaagcttgaactgtatgcggtacctgatcggaagccagtgaagtgacttgaggagaggggtgatatgagtatatcggtccaggcggaagataagacgtgcagcagagttctgaacggattgaaggggggatagatggttaagtggcaggccagtgaggagtaggttgcagtagtcaaggcgagaggtaatgagagagtggatgagagttcgggtggtgtgctcagagaggaaatggTCTTGTCTcctcattttactgtattggctatttgtcttccatttgtatctttgctttcctgactactctaccagcttctcttagcttttccagatattgttgcctgtcttcctctttctgagatcccttatattttatgaaagatgagacatttttctttactttttgagCCACGACTGAGAACAAAAAGTGACCTTCTTTACATCTTACTTTGACTTACTTTCCTAGTAAAACTGTTTGCTGCCCTTAAAACAGTTCCTTGTGGTTTTGCTCACTGCTTCTGTACTTTCCCCAGATGATCCCACCCAGCTAATTCTGCCTTCAGATATTTCCCCATATTGACAAAGATTTTGTTTGACATTTTGaacttcactttttttttaaaaaccctcttCAAGAGCgacttaatattgaaccacacccaGAAGTATCCTGAcatctttaggggcccttttaataaaaggTTTCTGAGTGGCAAtcctgaaccaggggcgtagccagacttcggtgggaggggggtccagagcccgaggtgagggggcacattttagccccccctggcaccgccgccaccaccaccaactttgaccccccccccccctgctgacgaccctccctcccgccgcctacctttgctggtgggggaccccaacccccgccagccaaggtcctctttttccggcgcaaggcttcgttcaggacgtcagactcacagaaacagaacaaagccttgcgccggaagaaggtttggacggcttcctaaaggaaaagtccacagaccgttattaaaatggacttgggaaaaatccactatttctgggataagcagtataaaatattttgtacatttttgggatcttgccgggtatttgtgacctggattagccactgttggaaacaggatgctgggctcgatggacctttggtctttcccagtatgacaatacttatgtacttatgtaagaggacctcggctggcgggggttggggtccctcgccagcaaaggtaggcgacggcggcgggggagggttggcagaggGAGGGGGTCGACAGgatcatcagcagggggggtccagagccaaatatatgggggcccaggcccccgtgccccACGTAGCTATTCCACTGTcctgaactaccaccggcccattGCAGgtaccagcggtagttccacctccaGCATGCGGCATGTTcagcactagtggaaatatttgaaaaatgtttCAGCAGGGGATTACCCGGTAGGAACTGGGCAATGCCATGTGCTGCCCTGGTTACTGAcggattagtgcaggagcccttaccaccatctcaatgagtggcggtaagagctccatCTGAAATGGCTACGAGGCAAGTGCAAAGTTAaagcatggtcatttctttttcccgactttttacccactgcggtaaaagggtcccttagttttgTGTTATTATGAAAATATTATATATGTTTTCTTTATATGCTGATACTGCTGAAAACTGATTTGTTTGAGAgaaacgtaagtacataagtgatgccatactgggaaagaccaaaggtccatcgagcccagcatccattttccaacagtggccaatctataaaaagggaaataaataaaatgatgatCTGACAGGGACCAAATTTGGAAATATGTGTTTAGGGAATACGTTTTGGAATAAGAAAACCTTTTGCACCAGTTTTGACTCCGTGAAATAGTAGTCAAAGCCTGCTGTTGAGAAACGTTCAGCAATTTAAGCACCGAAGCAAAAATGgtctgaaatccacaatacatcaGAACGATCCTTCGAGTCAAAAAGCACTTATACAGCCCTTGAAAGGATCTGTAAATTGTTCATAGGGAAAGACACACTACCCCCTCCACACCATGTGAATCTAGTTTTCCTCCCCAGGAACAAGTTTTGAAAACTTTCAAGTGTGTTTTGAATTTGatatgaacatttttttggtgcattttagaATTTATCTATGTTGATTTGAACTTGTGGTGTCTATCAGATTTTTACATGCTTGTTTTGATGTCAGAAGACATATAAATTAGAAGCAATATATTTGGCATTCTTTTGATTAGAAATCATTACATTTGGCTCCTAAGAAATGCATGTATGCTAGGGTTATGAGCCCGCtttctgtttcattttattttttcaacggATTTAAAATAGTTTCTCTAACGGTAAACATCTTTTTTTGATTTCTGAGACCACAAGTTTGCAGCCTTTTGAATAAGGGATTCTTTAATGTAGATAGGGGCATTACATTAAGAAATCTCAAAAGGAAATGGGAAAAGTCAGATACATgtcatttatttaacacatttataccccacattttcccacttaattgcaggctcaatgtggcttacatacagtggtgtgctggagcaggctctcacaggctcgcgagagccggttgttaagtttttaagaattttgggagccggttgttaaagtagggccctccatggctgctttaacaactggctcccaaaatgtggccttgggccccctgctgaattctcttttactttgctggtggggatgctgagccctgccagccaagtaaatagactgctgctgctcccctctctttgtttccagctctgggcagcaggctgggacttctcgagcatgtgaaagaagttccagcatgctgctcagagcaagatgttgggagtggtggcagtccatttattggctgccagcaaaggtatgcctagcgtgcctgcacgaagggggggggaggaaagagaggcaagttttgctctccactccccccccccccccggccacccctggcccttccaactgcagagctggctatgtccggaaaaagagcccgttgttaaaaatttaccagcacactcctgcttacatagtaccatagggcAGACTACGTTCAGTAAAATACAGTTAAACAAATGTAATAGTAATCATATAGGTATCATATAAAGCAACAAAGATAATAAATGATCAATAGGGTCCATGGATTTTGCAAGAAGtagtaaattaagttgggtctggaaggtatgccttcttgaacaggaacggtcttcagtgatttcctgaagtttagatggtgcggaattgattttaagattttaggcaatgcattccacagctgtgtgcctatgaaagagaagctggatgcataagtagatttgtatttgaggccactgcaatctggataatgtaagttTAGATAAGATCGGGAAAAAACTGGtactgtttctaggtggtagatctattagatttaacatgtatccaggaacttctccgtaaatgattttatggaccaaggtgcaaaccttaaaggcaatacgttccttgatgggaagccagtgtaatttttcacgaaggggcttggcagattcaaattttgatttaccgaagatcagtctcgctgctgtattctgggcggtctgaagtttcttaattaaTTGTTCGTTACATCCTACATAAACacagttgcaataatctaaatggcttaataccattgattgtaccaagttgcgaaaaaCATCTCAAGGAAAGAAAGGTTTTCTAcgtttgtttccacattgagtaaaacattttctttgtggtgcaatTTACTTAGGTACACACTCCAGTATAAACACTTTATAAGCAATGACATTGATCCTAGCATACGTGCTGGTCTCTACGCCTTAGGTAGGGAAATGCATAAGCAAACAGGATTACTAAATTGGCTACAGAACATGCAGGAAGATATACTCTACAGCAATAATTATCCCAGCACCTACTTAAACACAACGCAATAGCAATTTCGATATCATTTCAAAATGCTTTCATACATTTTTCAAGATACTTTCATACATTTTCATACTGCTAATATAAGGAATCATCAGAGTTCACAGCACCAACGTTGCTAGCCAAACATTCAAAAGCAACGTTGTGCAAATCATCGATCCatcattttaactttttttttggggggggggggggcttcttgtTAAAGGTTTTGAAACAGTCCAAAAAtgaacaaaactttttaaaacaaattagtacCACTTAACTTGCAGCTGTTTCCAACACTGTGAGAACATccaccgacatggccaagtttcataACTTCCAATAGTTAACAGATATCTCTAAGAATAGGGACATATGAGTAGCAGAATACTCacaaggatccttttactaaggtgcacttttagcacgcgctaaacgctagagacgcccatatactgtggcttagtaaacagggccctaaatctgttagcacactttaataaaaggacctctcagcAGGTTAATGAGAGGCAAAGAAAGAGCCTCAAATTTCCTCATCCATCCAAATCACGATTACAGCATATTAATGTTAATGGTGTTCTGAGAATCATTTATTTTGTATGGTTTTCTTATTTCTGTCATTGCCAACTGTGTTTCTTTCCAGTCATCATTCAATAAAATGGAATAAATGAAAGTCGGAAATGGGACTAAGGTCATAGAATTCACCTATTGGGACTTTCTAACACTCTTGAATTGCTCTTTGTCATGTTCTTCTCCCTGTATTTACTCACCATTGTAACCATTAGAGGTGGACCCTCGCCTGCAATCTGCCATGTACTTATTCCTTAGCAAGTCGTTTTTGGATTTAATCTTTCAACAGTTGCTATTCCCAAAACTCGATTCAGCCTTGTCTTGAAAAACAAGACCATCTCGTTCAACGAGAATTACTCTACGttttctgtacttttttggggagcGTAGAGTGCTTTCTTTTGACACCAGTGGCCTATGATCACTATGTTGCCTTCTGCATCCAGTTGATTGCCTCTTCATATGTAGCTGATTTTGTGCACTCATTCAAGCTGGCATTTTTAACATATCAACTGCCTTTCTGCATTCTTAATGAgataaataggtggggaaaatgtggtgtacaaatgcagcaaaaaaataaataaatcatttcttgtgaTGTCCATCCATTTTTATTATTGGCTTGTTCTAGCATCTTTGTCGTTGAAACTGTGATCTTTGCCAAGAGTAGAATGATATCCTTAATTTGCTTTCTGGTGCTACTTATATCTTATGTAGGTATGATCTCCTCCATCCTAAAGATTGGATCTGCGAGGGAAGGCGCAAAGCCTTCTCCTCTTGCACTTCTCAACTTATGATGGTCACTTTGTCCTTCAATCCCCATGTCTTCATCCGCCTGAGACCCTCAGAGATTTTTACAGCTTATGAGATGGTCTTCGTTTTTTTACACCATCCTGAcctctttgttaagtcctgttatATACACTCCGAAGAACAAGGAAATGACAACAGCTACGAAGAGGTTGAACAGCAGGAAAGTGTTTCCTCAATTGACTTATAAGCCCTGATTTCAGAAGAAAACAATTAGCTGAATATGactgtttatttatatttgtataaCTCTTTAAATTCTAAAGAAACATCTGTTACTGACATAAAATTGCCTGATTTGGGGTTCATTGTATGGATTGAGATATGGTATTTATCGATTACTTTCTTGTCACTGACATCCTTTAACTAGAATAAATTTGAGTCAGTTTTGTCCATCCTTGTTTGGAGTTGGTGCTACGTGTTTTTTTCTCAAATCCAttagcaaatattttttttcagagagTACTCTGATTCACTAGCGTGGTAATAAAGCAGATTATGGAAGAAAAGACTAGATGGCACCTCCAGTTCTTACTTTCCACACTAGAATGGATCCATGACAGTTGCCAGCCACATTGTGCGGTCACCTGTAGGATATCCTGCTTAACCAAAGCAGTTTGGGTCATCTCACTGATTGTCATATTGGATACCGCATCAGTTGTGTTTTGTGCCGTTTATTCTGATATGGCTGTGTTTTTTCTAGTTTCCTACCCGCTATACTGATCCGTACGCCATCCCGGACCATGCTCCTTGACCTGAGTTAGCCAAGTTTCCTACCTGCTGGGCTGATCCCTGTATGACTCTGGCCCATGCACCCTCATCTGACATTAGCCAAGGCGATGTCACCCCCTGACTTTAAATTCTTTGCAATCACAGCATGGAGCCTTAATTCCTCACTCATGCTTCAATATGGATATTAGATATTGATCGAGTTGTTGTGCTTTGGGCTGTATATTCTGGTGTGGTTGTATTTCCTCTACAGTCTCCTACCCACTGTGCTCATAACTgtgagccagatgcacaaaacctaacgagcccacaacttgcgttttaaactggttccaggcagtttaaaacgcaagtagtttaccggggcaTGCATcaagggcatttttcctgtcacagtagcaggcaacgaaaacggaatgcaaattatccaaaggctattataatgagctgcagtaccgttgcagctcattataatgagatgcagtaccgtttttccgattGAGGGAAACGGAAAGGAAAAgagccccaaaaaaattaaaaaaggaagaaaaaaaaatcagcgagCAAACGTGAGGGGCttcctttatggacgtactctgcctgcgcttgtgagggacgtcttttcgccgttttttttttttttagttttgtctcccctgcgctgctcaccttctgtagcaGCGAGGAGAAGGGATTAGGGAATCGGGGACCTGCGACTCAAGTTGATCCGGagttcgggacgtccctttccattatgctcctcttccaggtctcctcagccaatcagagtgcgtgtagctgacaccagcaagctagatgcactttgattggctgaagagacccaagaagaggagcataaccgaatgggacgtcctgattctccgactggctaccgaggtaatggtgaatgcaacggagctacaacgagtagctcatttgcattccctttccttagtgaattcccgttccctaccgattcgctatggaatcggtaggaaACGGTAATTACCattgactttagtgcatcttcctctgTGTGATTATGGACCTTGCCCCTTGACCTACTGACTTTAAATTCTCTGAAACGTTGACGCATGCTGAAGGAGCAGAACATAGCAACAGGTTTTGCTCTTTTGCATGTTCTTTCACACACCTTCTTGCACTCCTTTGATGTGGCTTCTAGTATTTTCCTTCAACATCTTTAGAGTTTCCTTATTCCTCACCATCTTGTTTTTTAATATTCCAACTTACTATGGCTTCCagcctacataagaacataagaatagccatactggatcagaccaatggtccatctagcccagtatcctgcttccagcagtggccaatccaggtcacaaatacctggcagaaacccaaatagctgcaacattcc is drawn from Microcaecilia unicolor chromosome 14, aMicUni1.1, whole genome shotgun sequence and contains these coding sequences:
- the LOC115457280 gene encoding olfactory receptor 1509-like, which codes for MAVSNETRVTQFILLGLTNDPDLQIIFFVLCLVMYLLNVVGNLLIIITIYVDSQLHSPMYFFLSNLSLLDLGVSTLAVPKSLFNFILQSKTISFSDCISQVFFFHFVEGAECFHLVLMAYDRYVAIYNPLRYTTIMNRRACLLLVVSTWVGGFIHGLAQSIPVVHLPYCGPNEIKNFFCDAHPLSLLACSSTFLTEITDMINSGILTLGCFLVVFISYVYIISTVLKIRSAEGRQKAFSTCASHVLVVVLFFGPLVFMYMRPSVTFSGDKMVAGFYTVVTPVLNPFIYTLRNEKMKKAMKRLVGRKKNFLGPL